A region of Nocardioides sp. JS614 DNA encodes the following proteins:
- the aroF gene encoding 3-deoxy-7-phosphoheptulonate synthase — protein sequence MVVVMSPDATAEDVAHVVARVESVGGKAFVSTGVVRTIIGLVGDIDSFHHLNLRTLRGVADVHRISDPYKLVSRQHHPDRSTVWVGAPGRQVPIGPETFTLIAGPCAVETAEQTLEAAQMARSAGATILRGGAFKPRTSPYAFQGLGVAGLRILADVGAATGLPVVTEVVDARDVAVVAEHADMLQVGTRNMANFGLLQAVGESGKPVLLKRGMTATIEEWLMAAEYIAQRGNLDVVLCERGIRTFEPSTRNTLDISAVPVVQATSHLPVVVDPSHAAGRKDLVVPLSRAAIAVGADGVIVDVHPDPETALCDGPQALLGSELRDLAQAVRRLPEMVGRRPAADHAG from the coding sequence ATGGTCGTCGTGATGTCCCCCGATGCCACCGCCGAGGACGTCGCCCACGTCGTCGCGCGGGTCGAGAGCGTCGGCGGCAAGGCGTTCGTCTCGACCGGCGTGGTCCGCACGATCATCGGACTGGTCGGCGACATCGACTCCTTCCACCACCTCAACCTCCGCACCCTGCGCGGCGTCGCCGACGTGCACCGGATCTCCGACCCCTACAAGCTCGTCAGCCGCCAGCACCACCCGGACCGGTCCACCGTCTGGGTCGGCGCCCCCGGCCGCCAGGTCCCGATCGGCCCGGAGACGTTCACGCTGATCGCGGGACCGTGCGCGGTCGAGACCGCGGAGCAGACGCTCGAGGCGGCGCAGATGGCCCGCTCCGCGGGGGCGACGATCCTGCGCGGCGGCGCGTTCAAGCCACGGACCTCGCCGTACGCCTTCCAGGGGCTGGGCGTCGCCGGGCTCAGGATCCTCGCCGACGTCGGCGCCGCGACCGGGCTGCCGGTCGTGACCGAGGTGGTCGACGCCCGCGACGTCGCCGTGGTCGCGGAGCACGCCGACATGCTCCAGGTCGGGACGCGGAACATGGCGAACTTCGGGCTGCTCCAGGCCGTCGGCGAGTCCGGGAAGCCGGTGCTGCTCAAGCGCGGGATGACGGCCACGATCGAGGAGTGGCTGATGGCGGCGGAGTACATCGCCCAGCGCGGCAACCTGGACGTGGTCCTCTGCGAGCGCGGCATCCGGACCTTCGAGCCGTCCACCCGCAACACCCTCGACATCTCCGCCGTGCCCGTCGTGCAGGCCACCAGCCACCTCCCGGTCGTCGTCGACCCCTCGCACGCTGCGGGCCGCAAGGACCTGGTCGTCCCGCTGTCGCGGGCCGCGATCGCCGTCGGCGCCGACGGCGTGATCGTCGACGTCCACCCGGACCCGGAGACCGCCCTGTGCGACGGACCCCAGGCCCTGCTCGGCTCCGAGCTGCGCGACCTGGCCCAGGCGGTACGCCGGCTCCCCGAGATGGTCGGCCGCCGACCCGCGGCCGACCACGCAGGCTGA
- a CDS encoding NADase-type glycan-binding domain-containing protein, with amino-acid sequence MRFCVSCGHELGVGRFCTNCGHPIGQPIDQGWRTDTAERPAVAVPPAPRYPLFADEAVEPSAAAHRRPGPPWGLWAAAALALVVVAGLGVWLLTGDDSGPDARRPTSSQPPASSGPASPPSQDEPGHDPARVTAEASVEVPDTAPPGQDVSGNRVDYAGENLLDGIPETTWRMPGDGTGEELVITLAAETRLRSVGLVNGYAKTARDAEGRELDWYHGNRRVTSVEWVFDDGTTITQDLDDTTAVQSVDVDVTTTTVTLRLVAVSAPGQGRAARDYTAISDVSLVGAS; translated from the coding sequence ATGAGGTTCTGCGTCAGCTGCGGCCACGAGCTGGGGGTCGGCCGCTTCTGCACGAACTGCGGCCACCCCATCGGCCAGCCCATCGACCAGGGCTGGCGCACCGACACCGCCGAGCGACCCGCGGTCGCGGTGCCTCCTGCGCCGCGGTACCCGCTGTTCGCCGACGAGGCCGTGGAGCCGTCGGCCGCCGCACACCGCCGGCCCGGCCCGCCCTGGGGACTGTGGGCCGCCGCGGCCCTGGCCCTGGTCGTCGTCGCCGGACTCGGCGTCTGGCTGCTCACCGGCGACGACTCCGGCCCCGACGCCCGACGCCCCACGAGCTCGCAGCCGCCGGCATCCTCGGGCCCGGCCTCGCCCCCGTCGCAGGACGAGCCCGGCCACGACCCGGCCCGGGTCACCGCCGAGGCGAGCGTCGAGGTGCCGGACACCGCCCCGCCCGGCCAGGACGTGTCCGGCAACCGGGTCGACTACGCGGGCGAGAACCTCCTCGACGGGATCCCGGAGACCACCTGGCGGATGCCCGGTGACGGCACCGGTGAGGAGCTGGTCATCACCCTGGCCGCCGAGACCCGGCTGCGCAGCGTGGGGCTGGTCAACGGGTACGCGAAGACCGCCCGGGACGCCGAGGGACGCGAGCTCGACTGGTACCACGGCAACCGCCGGGTCACCAGCGTGGAGTGGGTCTTCGACGACGGCACCACGATCACCCAGGACCTCGACGACACGACCGCGGTCCAGTCCGTCGACGTCGATGTCACCACCACGACCGTCACGCTCCGGCTGGTCGCCGTCTCGGCGCCGGGCCAGGGCCGGGCGGCCCGCGACTACACCGCGATCAGCGACGTGTCGCTGGTAGGTGCGTCCTAG
- a CDS encoding threonine aldolase family protein, with protein sequence MIDLRSDTLTRPTDAMRQAMARAEVGDDVYGEDPTVARLEERVAGLLGHEAALFTPTGSMANVLAVRSLVGPGQEVLCEASAHIARAELGAHGAYTGLTMRTWIHPRGQVDLAAIRTIFAPDMGPFFVPTAAISVENTHNFAGGAVLPLDDLRDLREYATAAGVGVHVDGARIWNAHVATGTPLAEYGAIADVLSVCLSKGLGAPVGSLMVGSSDAIAEARVWRKRMGGGMRQVGILAAAGLHALDHHLERLADDHEHARLLAEACGIDPAEVDTNIVVVHRADAADFVAAARDEGVLVSAVGPTAVRLVTHLDVTREDAEKAAAVLARLA encoded by the coding sequence GTGATCGACCTGCGCAGCGACACCCTGACCAGGCCGACCGACGCGATGCGCCAGGCGATGGCGCGCGCCGAGGTCGGTGACGACGTGTACGGCGAGGACCCGACGGTCGCGCGCCTCGAGGAGCGGGTCGCCGGCCTGCTCGGCCACGAGGCCGCGCTGTTCACCCCGACCGGGTCGATGGCCAACGTGCTGGCCGTGCGCTCGCTGGTCGGGCCGGGCCAGGAGGTGCTCTGCGAGGCCAGCGCGCACATCGCCCGCGCCGAGCTCGGCGCGCACGGTGCCTACACGGGCCTGACCATGCGCACCTGGATCCACCCGCGCGGCCAGGTCGACCTGGCGGCGATCCGCACGATCTTCGCCCCCGACATGGGCCCGTTCTTCGTGCCGACCGCGGCCATCTCGGTCGAGAACACCCACAACTTCGCCGGGGGAGCGGTGCTGCCGCTCGACGACCTGCGCGACCTGCGCGAGTACGCCACCGCAGCCGGCGTCGGCGTGCACGTCGACGGCGCCCGGATCTGGAACGCGCACGTGGCGACCGGCACGCCGCTCGCGGAGTACGGCGCGATCGCCGACGTGCTGTCCGTGTGCCTCTCCAAGGGCCTCGGCGCCCCGGTCGGCTCCCTGATGGTGGGCAGCAGCGACGCGATCGCCGAGGCTCGGGTGTGGCGCAAGCGGATGGGCGGCGGGATGCGCCAGGTGGGCATCCTGGCCGCGGCCGGGCTGCACGCGCTCGACCACCACCTCGAGCGGCTGGCCGACGACCACGAGCACGCCCGGCTCCTGGCCGAGGCCTGCGGCATCGACCCGGCGGAGGTCGACACCAACATCGTGGTCGTCCACCGCGCCGACGCCGCCGACTTCGTCGCCGCCGCCCGGGACGAAGGGGTGCTCGTCTCCGCGGTCGGCCCCACCGCCGTACGCCTGGTCACGCACCTCGACGTGACCCGCGAGGACGCCGAGAAGGCCGCGGCGGTGCTGGCCCGCCTGGCGTGA
- a CDS encoding plastocyanin/azurin family copper-binding protein, with protein MIARLAPRVVAGLLLATGLAAVPVATSTAGGPTVSAANMQFSPSRVTAALGASVTWTFPDAVAHTTTSTQGFWNSGSRSGGQTFARTFGGAGSYPYRCTFHPSMTGSVRVPVARSGSASSGWTLRWATAAGGDTTTYDVQVRKGTRPWKALRTDTTAASTRFARPGTWSVRARTTQGSATSGWSPAVVVKTS; from the coding sequence ATGATCGCTCGCCTCGCTCCTCGCGTGGTCGCCGGCCTCCTGCTGGCGACCGGCCTCGCCGCCGTACCGGTGGCGACCTCGACCGCCGGCGGCCCGACCGTGTCGGCCGCGAACATGCAGTTCTCCCCGTCCCGGGTGACTGCCGCGCTGGGCGCCTCGGTGACGTGGACCTTCCCGGACGCCGTCGCGCACACCACCACCTCCACCCAGGGCTTCTGGAACAGCGGGTCCCGATCCGGCGGCCAGACCTTCGCCCGCACCTTCGGTGGCGCCGGCAGCTATCCCTACAGGTGCACGTTCCACCCGTCGATGACCGGGTCGGTGCGGGTGCCGGTGGCCCGGTCCGGGTCGGCGTCCTCGGGCTGGACGCTGCGTTGGGCCACCGCCGCCGGGGGCGACACGACGACGTACGACGTGCAGGTCCGCAAGGGCACCAGGCCGTGGAAGGCGCTGCGCACGGACACCACGGCGGCGAGCACCCGCTTCGCCCGCCCGGGCACCTGGTCGGTGCGGGCGCGCACCACACAGGGGTCCGCCACGTCGGGCTGGTCGCCCGCCGTGGTAGTCAAGACCTCGTGA
- a CDS encoding class II 3-deoxy-7-phosphoheptulonate synthase, with amino-acid sequence MGAAQQPSYPDRAAVDSAVQRLRTAPPLVFAGECDDLKGKIAQVARGEAFLLQGGDCAETFAGVTADNVRNKLRVLLQMAVVLTYAASVPVVKVGRIAGQYAKPRSSDFETRDGVTLPAYRGDAVNGYDFTAESRVPDPQRLVDVYNSSAATLNLVRAFVTGGYADLRQVHTWNTDFVRESPVGQQYEAMANEIERALTFMRAIGADPDEFHRVDFHSSHEALVLEYEQALTRIDSRTSTPYDVSGHFLWIGERTRQLDGAHVELLSHIRNPIGVKLGPTTTPDDALALAAKLNPDNEPGRLTFITRFGAGKIRDGLPTLVEKVTAAGLEVAWVCDPMHGNTFEASSGYKTRRFGDVIDEVQGFFDVHRSLGTWPGGLHVELTGDDVTECVGGGEDLMEVDLGNRYESVCDPRLNRVQSLELAFLVAEMLRQA; translated from the coding sequence ATGGGCGCCGCCCAGCAGCCGTCGTACCCCGACCGCGCCGCCGTCGACTCGGCGGTCCAGCGGTTGCGGACGGCCCCGCCGCTGGTGTTCGCCGGCGAGTGCGACGACCTGAAGGGCAAGATCGCCCAGGTCGCGCGCGGCGAGGCGTTCCTGCTGCAGGGGGGCGACTGCGCCGAGACGTTCGCCGGCGTGACCGCCGACAACGTGCGCAACAAGCTGCGGGTGCTGCTGCAGATGGCGGTCGTGCTGACCTACGCCGCGTCCGTGCCGGTCGTGAAGGTCGGCCGGATCGCCGGGCAGTACGCCAAGCCGCGCTCCTCGGACTTCGAGACCCGCGACGGGGTGACGCTGCCGGCCTACCGCGGCGACGCGGTCAACGGCTACGACTTCACCGCGGAGTCGCGGGTGCCCGACCCGCAGCGGCTGGTCGACGTCTACAACTCGTCGGCCGCGACGCTGAACCTGGTGCGCGCGTTCGTGACCGGCGGCTACGCCGACCTGCGCCAGGTGCACACCTGGAACACCGACTTCGTGCGGGAGTCGCCGGTCGGCCAGCAGTACGAGGCGATGGCGAACGAGATCGAGCGCGCGCTGACCTTCATGCGGGCGATCGGCGCGGACCCCGATGAGTTCCACCGGGTCGACTTCCACTCCAGCCACGAGGCGCTGGTCCTGGAGTACGAGCAGGCCCTGACGCGCATCGACTCGCGCACGAGCACGCCGTACGACGTCTCCGGGCACTTCCTCTGGATCGGCGAGCGGACCCGCCAGCTGGACGGCGCGCACGTCGAGCTGCTGAGCCACATCCGCAACCCGATCGGCGTGAAGCTCGGCCCGACGACCACGCCTGACGACGCGCTGGCGCTCGCCGCGAAGCTCAACCCGGACAACGAGCCAGGCCGGCTCACGTTCATCACCCGCTTCGGTGCCGGCAAGATCCGCGACGGCCTGCCGACGCTGGTCGAGAAGGTCACCGCCGCCGGGCTCGAGGTCGCGTGGGTGTGCGACCCGATGCACGGCAACACCTTCGAGGCGAGCTCGGGCTACAAGACCCGCCGCTTCGGCGACGTGATCGACGAGGTGCAGGGCTTCTTCGACGTACACCGCTCGCTCGGCACCTGGCCCGGTGGCCTGCACGTCGAGCTCACCGGCGACGACGTGACCGAGTGCGTCGGCGGGGGCGAGGACCTGATGGAGGTCGACCTCGGCAACCGCTACGAGTCGGTGTGCGACCCGCGGCTCAACCGGGTCCAGTCGCTCGAGCTGGCGTTCCTCGTCGCGGAGATGCTCCGGCAGGCCTGA
- a CDS encoding APC family permease: MSTRAAETVDVNGPTPDLRRVMGPRLLLLFIVGDILGAGIYAVTGEMALEVGGVVWVPFLVAFAVATLTAFSYLELVTKYPQAAGAALYTHKAFGLHFVTFLVAFAVICSGITSASTSSNLLATNLLAGLDGLGWQLPQGDTAITVVAIGFMLLLAVINLRGVGESVKFNVFLTLVEMAALVIVIAIGFWVMAQGDADLGRVVVFDSGSDRGLFLAVTVATAIAFFAMVGFEDSVNMVEETKDPMRIFPRVMLTGLGIAVVFYILVAISVVAVIPEGEIESVVADEGKVLLNVVEMGAPGLPIDKVFPFLTVVAVANTALINMLMASRLLYGLARQDVLPRSLGRVLPGRRTPYAGILFSTLLALALIVVVTFLAETAVISALAGTTALLLLCVFAVVNVACLVLRRDPGPEGGFAVPGWMPMLGAATCLYLAGPWARDREDWVQYQVAGGMLALGVVLWLVTWLTNRGIRGKRTGFRDIEHLQE; the protein is encoded by the coding sequence ATGAGCACCCGCGCCGCGGAGACCGTCGACGTCAACGGACCGACCCCCGACCTGAGGCGGGTGATGGGTCCGCGGTTGCTGCTCCTGTTCATCGTCGGCGACATCCTGGGCGCCGGCATCTACGCCGTGACCGGTGAGATGGCGCTCGAGGTCGGCGGCGTCGTCTGGGTGCCGTTCCTCGTGGCGTTCGCGGTCGCCACCCTCACGGCGTTCTCCTACCTCGAGCTGGTCACGAAGTACCCCCAGGCCGCCGGGGCCGCGCTCTACACCCACAAGGCCTTCGGCCTCCACTTCGTCACGTTCCTGGTGGCCTTCGCGGTCATCTGCTCGGGCATCACCAGCGCCTCGACGTCGTCGAACCTGTTGGCCACCAACCTGCTGGCCGGCCTCGACGGGCTCGGGTGGCAGCTGCCGCAGGGCGACACGGCGATCACCGTGGTGGCGATCGGGTTCATGCTGCTGCTCGCGGTCATCAACCTGCGCGGCGTGGGCGAGAGCGTGAAGTTCAACGTGTTCCTCACGCTGGTGGAGATGGCCGCGCTCGTCATCGTGATCGCCATCGGCTTCTGGGTGATGGCGCAGGGCGACGCCGACCTGGGCCGGGTCGTCGTCTTCGACTCCGGGTCCGACCGCGGCCTGTTCCTCGCGGTCACGGTGGCCACCGCGATCGCGTTCTTCGCGATGGTGGGCTTCGAGGACTCCGTGAACATGGTCGAGGAGACCAAGGACCCGATGCGGATCTTCCCGCGGGTGATGCTGACCGGGCTCGGCATCGCCGTGGTCTTCTACATCCTGGTCGCGATCTCGGTCGTCGCGGTGATCCCCGAGGGCGAGATCGAGTCGGTCGTCGCCGACGAGGGCAAGGTGCTGCTCAACGTGGTCGAGATGGGAGCGCCCGGGCTCCCGATCGACAAGGTGTTCCCGTTCCTCACCGTGGTCGCGGTCGCGAACACGGCCCTGATCAACATGCTGATGGCCAGCCGGCTGCTCTACGGCCTGGCCCGCCAGGACGTGCTCCCGCGCTCGCTCGGGCGAGTGCTCCCGGGTCGGCGCACGCCGTACGCCGGCATCCTCTTCTCCACGCTCCTCGCGCTCGCCCTGATCGTGGTCGTGACGTTCCTCGCCGAGACCGCGGTGATCTCGGCCCTGGCCGGCACGACCGCGCTGCTGTTGCTGTGCGTGTTCGCGGTGGTCAACGTCGCCTGCCTGGTGCTGCGTCGCGACCCGGGCCCCGAGGGCGGGTTCGCGGTGCCCGGCTGGATGCCGATGCTCGGCGCGGCCACCTGCTTGTACCTCGCCGGGCCGTGGGCGCGCGACCGCGAGGACTGGGTCCAGTACCAGGTGGCCGGCGGGATGTTGGCGCTCGGCGTCGTGCTGTGGCTGGTCACCTGGCTGACCAACCGCGGGATCCGCGGGAAGCGGACCGGGTTCCGCGACATCGAGCACCTCCAGGAGTGA